The sequence below is a genomic window from Pyrobaculum sp. 3827-6.
GTTACCTCTCTTCTATCCCACCACCTCCGCCAACCTAGGAGCAACCGCTCTCAAACACCTCCACATCCAGCCTATGCCCATCCAGCACAGCCGCGGAGTCGAGACACTTAAACGCTTCGTACAAGCCGGCGGCCACCGACAAGGGGCCCGAAGCCCGGCCGAGGCCGCGCCCAGCACGAGGGCGGAGCTCCTAAAAGCAGTCACGCCGCCGGACAGCCGACGGAGACAGCGCAGAGAACCCGCCACAAGATCACCGCGAAGACATGCACTAGCTAAAACACGCCGCGAAAGAGTTCACGAAGTAGTACTTCGGCCCCGCGGGGCACCACGCCGAGAGAAGCGCCGAAAAGCGCCTAGCGGGGAGACTCTGCGCAGTTGCGGCGTGCTTAACCGCCCCGAGATCTGAGCACGGGAACCCCAAAAGCCCCGGCCCTCCCCGCCATCCTCTTGTCGAAAGTAGCCAGGCGAAGGCCGAGCCTCCTCGCCGTGAAGACAATCACCAAGTCGTTATAGTAGGCGAACCTCGCGCCGGCCGCCTTCCTCAACGACGCCAAGTCCTCGCACTCCACCACGACCTTCTCGTACCCCAGGAGGGCCCTCAAGAAATCAACCCCCCTATCTGGCGCCGCCTTCTTGAAAAACCACACTAATTCACGGACCACGACGGTGGGGAGATGCCAGACGTCCAGAGAGTCGAGGAGTGTCCCGGCGGCGAATCCTCGACCACGTAGTATATCACCGCGTTCGTGTCGACAACAGCCTCACCCATCGACTGCGCCCTGTTCTACAAACCTGTCTATGTCCTCCGGCGTCAGCCTCATCCCCAGCCTAATCCTCGGCAACGCCCCCGCAACCTTCCTAATCACTATCCGATCCCCCTCGACCTCCACCAACAGTCGATCCCCCTCGCGGATTCCCAACGCCCTCCTGACATCTGCCGGGATCGTTATCTGGAAGTTACGCGTCACCTTGACCACCGCCATAAAGTATATATTCCCAATAGCTTAAAAAACTAACTAATACAGCTAGGCAACCCCTCCGCAAGCAGACTACGCCGCCTGCCTCCCTAAACTCCGCTCTGTCCACGTACTCCAGTTGGGCTAAGTGGGGCGGGATCTGGCCCACCGCGAGGAACTTGCCACAGTCGGGAGATGCGCCGCGTGGCTGGCGGAAAAGGATTATATTTACGGAGTACTGCGGCACGGGACGGGCGGGCTCCCCCGAGCTCCCAAACCTGTGCAACCCCGGTTTCCGTCGAGGAGGCGTCCTGTCGCGGGGCGGCCTCTGCGCTTCCTCGCCCGAGGGCTAGCGCAACGACCGCAGCCAGCTCGTTTTCATGTAGAGGAATCCGCCGAAGAGGAGGTTCCTCAGCTGAGGGCATCTGATCCACAGCCACGATCGCCCGCCGAGCTTAGAAATGAAGTAGCGTAGTGTGGGTAAATCTTCGACTCCTACTTGTTAGCTGTATGTTTAAATATGGGGCTTCTCATATGTACGTGTCCGGGGAGCTGGGGGTTTTGGCGCAGGAGGCGCTTAGGGTGGCTGTGGAGTCTGTCCTCGGCAAGTTGAGGGAGGGTAAGAAGCTGTCCACTGAAGACATCTTCCTCCTCTACTTGGCGACAATAGGAAAGGAGCTTGACGAGATTAGGAGGGAGATCGCCGAGGTAAACCAGAGAATAGACCAGACAAACAGACGGATTGACACGATAGCTCAAGAGTTGGGTAGGCGTATTGACGAGACGAATAAGCGTATTGACGCGATAGCCCAGGAGCTGGGTAGGAGGATAGATGAGACGAATAAGAGGATTGATGGGGTGTATGCGTTGCTTCTTGACATACAGAAGCTGTTGGTGGAGATTGCCAGGAAGAGCTGAGGCGCGGTTGCTCTTATCCTCTGTAAGAAGGGGACAAACCCAGTTCTTTAAGTCGGAGAGGTGGTCAGCAACTTTCTCTCCTACGCGTATGCGCCCAAGCTGACATTCCGCCGCCGGGCGCCCCTACAGCTGTTGATCTCGGTAGCCCGACTCACAGCGCGGCTTTCGATATTCTACTTGAAGTTAAAATCGGACATTCCCTGAATCAGGTATAACATCTAATGCTCCGCATGGCGTCGCCAAACGCGTAATCTAGAACTGCCTACCCACTAGGGGAGTTGAAAGAATGAGGCGCCGGGGCCAGTTCCAAATCTAACTTAGAACTGGTTAAGGCGAGTTCGGCGCATGCCTGTCGTTTATTCATTAAATAGGGGGACGTGTTCATAGGCATACGGACAGATATGTACCTGCCGCCCCCCGGGGGGCTTCGGGAGGCGATAACGCCCCCGAACCGCTCCGCCGAAGGGGTGGCGTTAACCCTCCAGGCGGCCCCGCCCGGCCGAGAGATAGCTCGGGCCCCTGCCCCTGAGACGCTTTGAGAGTAGAAATGGGGCATCTGGTAGCTTCAGCGGGGTCTTAAACGCCAAGTGCTCCTCAAACAGCCAGCTGGTGATGGGGTGCGCCCCCCAGGCGCCCAGCGCCGAGGCGGCTAGGTCGGGGTCGTTGGTGACCCAGCTGAGCGCCACGTAGCTCTTGTTGACGTCTATGCCGAGCGCGGCGAAGCAACCCATACACCACGTATCTCCCTACGTTTTATGTGCTGTATGTATTGGTTGTATATGTGGGTTTTCTAAAAGTTTTGCCTACCATTTATAAACAACTACTAGCAGAGTACCACGGGGCTCTGTGGAAAAGTTTTTAACACAGCTGGCGTCTGTTTTCGTGAGTCTCGACTGGGGTAGGCTTGAGGAGGTCGTCGAGAGGGCTGTTAGGAGGGCTAGGTCTGAGGAGCTTAGGGAGATGGCCGACGCCGTGAAGACCCTAGCCGAGTATATGAAGACGGGGTTCCAAGAGAC
It includes:
- a CDS encoding AbrB/MazE/SpoVT family DNA-binding domain-containing protein, with product MAVVKVTRNFQITIPADVRRALGIREGDRLLVEVEGDRIVIRKVAGALPRIRLGMRLTPEDIDRFVEQGAVDG